The proteins below are encoded in one region of Cucurbita pepo subsp. pepo cultivar mu-cu-16 chromosome LG10, ASM280686v2, whole genome shotgun sequence:
- the LOC111803492 gene encoding NAC domain-containing protein 10-like, with the protein MMIWFSNTNDAVFTDGNHQDDRSPVAFPALAGPTCAHSLHFQLQLQLQGGLEDWGRAPAGVKFDPSDQQILEHLEAKVERDKRKLHPLIHEFITTLEGDDGICYTHPQNLPGMRKDGQIRHFFHRPSKAYTAGTRKRRKVKADEEGSDTRWHKTGKTRPVMGGGVVIGFKKILVLYSNHGNQRKPQKTNWIMHQYHLGVTEHEKDGQLVASKVFFQKRPRQSCSHQNPTTQWDGGGHSPEISAVFIDCSNPMMSSNYV; encoded by the exons ATGATGATCTGGTTCAGTAACACAAACGACGCCGTCTTCACAGACGGAAACCACCAAGATGACCGATCACCCGTCGCATTTCCAGCCCTAGCTGGCCCAACCTGCGCACACTCTCTTCACTTCCAACTCCAACTCCAACTCCag ggCGGATTGGAAGATTGGGGGAGGGCTCCGGCGGGAGTGAAGTTCGATCCAAGCGACCAACAAATTCTGGAACATTTAGAGGCGAAAGTGGAACGAGATAAGCGAAAGCTTCATCCTCTCATCCATGAATTCATTACTACATTAGAGGGAGATGATGGGATTTGTTACACCCACCCTCAAAATTTGCCTG GAATGAGGAAAGACGGCCAAATCCGGCACTTTTTTCATCGCCCATCAAAAGCATATACGGCCGGCACAAGAAAACGCAGGAAAGTTAAAGCAGACGAAGAAGGCAGCGACACAAGATGGCACAAAACCGGGAAGACAAGGCCAGTCATGGGCGGCGGCGTTGTGATAGGTTTCAAGAAGATTTTAGTTCTGTATTCCAACCATGGGAACCAAAGGAAGCCTCAAAAGACAAACTGGATAATGCATCAGTACCATCTGGGTGTTACAGAGCACGAGAAAGACGGCCAATTGGTCGCTTCAAAGGTCTTCTTCCAAAAACGGCCTCGCCAAAGCTGCTCCCATCAGAACCCGACTACACAATGGGATGGCGGTGGCCATTCGCCTGAAATAAGTGCAGTTTTTATTGATTGCAGCAACCCAATGATGAGTTCTAATTACGTGTAA
- the LOC111804231 gene encoding probable serine/threonine-protein kinase PBL22 — protein MKHTQKLAYYFILALCSSSFIALLSVLLFFICRNSHRHRQLADETPPPSKPSIRSYTLIDIDTATEGFSHRRVIGQGRLGTVYAALLDTGELIAVKRIYPWLVLSNNNAGFGFSSVVKSLSSAQHPNLVTITGYSEAPGERIIVMEYAGVVNLDMYLHQNPDGGFLLNWSHRVKIAAGTARGLQYLHESMAPSVIHGCVKPSNILIDAKFSAKLSDYGLNFLAAREKRGLVGYVDEEYWQGKGGQGSCKENDVYGYGVVLLELLSGRGCEEGWLVKWALPLIKEMRFSELLDPRIEYPSDLKPLMRMGKVALACVGNCRKSRPAIGQVVAIFNNLEAQLCV, from the coding sequence ATGAAGCATACCCAGAAGCTTGCTTATTACTTCATCTTGGCactctgttcttcctctttcatCGCACTTCTCTCtgttctcctcttcttcatctGCAGAAACAGCCACCGTCATCGCCAACTCGCCGACGAAACCCCGCCGCCGTCAAAGCCCTCTATCCGATCCTACACGCTAATCGACATCGACACCGCCACTGAAGGTTTCAGCCACCGCCGCGTCATCGGTCAAGGCCGATTGGGCACCGTCTACGCTGCCTTATTGGACACGGGCGAGCTCATCGCCGTCAAAAGAATCTACCCATGGTTGGTTCTAAGCAATAATAACGCTGGATTTGGATTCTCTTCTGTAGTTAAATCCCTCTCTTCTGCCCAACACCCAAATCTCGTCACCATCACCGGCTACTCCGAAGCCCCCGGCGAACGAATCATCGTGATGGAATACGCCGGCGTCGTGAATTTGGACATGTACTTACACCAAAACCCAGATGGGGGATTCCTCTTAAATTGGAGCCATCGTGTGAAAATCGCAGCAGGGACAGCCAGAGGACTTCAATATCTACACGAATCGATGGCCCCTAGCGTGATCCATGGCTGCGTGAAGCCCTCAAACATACTAATCGACGCGAAATTCAGCGCGAAATTGAGCGATTACGGGCTGAATTTCTTAGCGGCGAGAGAGAAAAGGGGATTGGTAGGGTATGTGGACGAGGAATACTGGCAGGGGAAAGGCGGGCAGGGGAGTTGCAAGGAAAACGACGTGTACGGATATGGGGTTGTGCTGTTGGAGCTTTTGAGTGGAAGGGGCTGCGAGGAAGGGTGGCTGGTGAAGTGGGCGCTGCCATTGATAAAGGAGATGAGGTTCAGTGAGCTACTGGACCCAAGAATCGAGTACCCTTCTGATTTGAAGCCATTGATGAGAATGGGGAAGGTGGCTCTGGCTTGTGTCGGGAACTGCAGAAAGAGCAGGCCGGCGATCGGTCAAGTGGTTGCCATTTTCAACAATCTGGAGGCTCAGCTATGcgtttga